A region from the Brassica napus cultivar Da-Ae chromosome C8, Da-Ae, whole genome shotgun sequence genome encodes:
- the LOC106417961 gene encoding transcription factor RAX3-like isoform X1, giving the protein MGRSPCCDKANVKKGPWSPEEDAKLKSYIETSGTGGNWIALPHKIGLKRCGKSCMRWLNYLRPNIKHGGFSEAEENIICNLYLTIGSRWSIIAAQLPGRTDNDIKNYWNTRLKKKLIIKQRKELQEACIEQQEMMVMLKRQQQQIQPTFMMRQDQTMFTWPLQKLPFHHHNDGQVPTLVMNSFGDQEDIKPEIIKNMVKIEDQEPERTNAFDHLYFSQLLLDPNSNYLGSGEGFSMNSILSTNTNSPLRNTSISHQRFRNFHDEAVDLFLGEAGTSADQSTIRWEDISSLVYSDSKQVVN; this is encoded by the exons ATGGGAAGATCACCATGTTGTGACAAAGCGAACGTGAAGAAAGGGCCTTGGTCTCCAGAGGAAGATGCAAAGCTAAAATCATACATCGAAACGAGTGGCACAGGAGGAAATTGGATTGCTTTGCCTCACAAAATTG GTTTGAAGAGATGTGGGAAGAGTTGCATGAGGTGGCTAAATTATCTGAGACCAAATATCAAACATGGTGGCTTCTCCGAGGCTGAAGAAAACATCATTTGTAACCTCTATCTTACTATTGGTAGCAG GTGGTCTATAATCGCTGCTCAATTGCCGGGACGAACAGACAACGATATAAAAAACTATTGGAACACGAGACTAAAGAAGAAGCTTATTATCAAACAACGCAAGGAGCTTCAAGAAGCTTGTATTGAGCAACAAGAGATGATGGTGATGTTGaagagacaacaacaacaaatccAACCTACTTTCATGATGAGACAAGACCAAACAATGTTCACATGGCCACTTCAGAAACTTCCGTTTCATCATCATAATGATGGTCAAGTACCAACTCTTGTCATGAACTCGTTCGGTGACCAGGAAGATATTAAGCCAGAGATCATCAAGAACATGGTCAAGATCGAAGATCAAGAACCAGAGAGAACAAACGCTTTTGATCATCTCTACTTCTCTCAACTTCTGTTAGACCCTAATAGTAATTACTTAGGATCAGGAGAAGGTTTCTCCATGAACTCAATCTTGAGCACCAACACAAACTCTCCACTGCGTAACACAAGTATCAGTCATCAACGGTTTAGGAATTTCCATGACGAAGCCGTCGACTTGTTTTTAGGAGAAGCAGGTACTTCGGCAGATCAAAGCACCATAAGGTGGGAGGACATAAGCTCTCTTGTTTATTCTGATTCAAAGCaagttgttaattaa
- the LOC106417961 gene encoding transcription factor RAX3-like isoform X2 produces MRWLNYLRPNIKHGGFSEAEENIICNLYLTIGSRWSIIAAQLPGRTDNDIKNYWNTRLKKKLIIKQRKELQEACIEQQEMMVMLKRQQQQIQPTFMMRQDQTMFTWPLQKLPFHHHNDGQVPTLVMNSFGDQEDIKPEIIKNMVKIEDQEPERTNAFDHLYFSQLLLDPNSNYLGSGEGFSMNSILSTNTNSPLRNTSISHQRFRNFHDEAVDLFLGEAGTSADQSTIRWEDISSLVYSDSKQVVN; encoded by the exons ATGAGGTGGCTAAATTATCTGAGACCAAATATCAAACATGGTGGCTTCTCCGAGGCTGAAGAAAACATCATTTGTAACCTCTATCTTACTATTGGTAGCAG GTGGTCTATAATCGCTGCTCAATTGCCGGGACGAACAGACAACGATATAAAAAACTATTGGAACACGAGACTAAAGAAGAAGCTTATTATCAAACAACGCAAGGAGCTTCAAGAAGCTTGTATTGAGCAACAAGAGATGATGGTGATGTTGaagagacaacaacaacaaatccAACCTACTTTCATGATGAGACAAGACCAAACAATGTTCACATGGCCACTTCAGAAACTTCCGTTTCATCATCATAATGATGGTCAAGTACCAACTCTTGTCATGAACTCGTTCGGTGACCAGGAAGATATTAAGCCAGAGATCATCAAGAACATGGTCAAGATCGAAGATCAAGAACCAGAGAGAACAAACGCTTTTGATCATCTCTACTTCTCTCAACTTCTGTTAGACCCTAATAGTAATTACTTAGGATCAGGAGAAGGTTTCTCCATGAACTCAATCTTGAGCACCAACACAAACTCTCCACTGCGTAACACAAGTATCAGTCATCAACGGTTTAGGAATTTCCATGACGAAGCCGTCGACTTGTTTTTAGGAGAAGCAGGTACTTCGGCAGATCAAAGCACCATAAGGTGGGAGGACATAAGCTCTCTTGTTTATTCTGATTCAAAGCaagttgttaattaa